In Sorghum bicolor cultivar BTx623 chromosome 8, Sorghum_bicolor_NCBIv3, whole genome shotgun sequence, one genomic interval encodes:
- the LOC8079884 gene encoding probable fucosyltransferase 9, producing MEMTSSGAGAVTTKLDVDDDYPMAATAEPPCPPATERKRCRRRHVVVVASLVTLPLLAFFVLRRERSSTAWLQTAIAKLTAMNDDDGGAGFMDADDPPHGGGGHNNELLGGLLPPGMDRRSCRSRYQSSWYYKHFPFAPSRHLLEKLRAYEARHRRCAPGTPQYARSIEQLRSGRSAAAAEGGMEECRYVVWLPFDGLGNRMLSMVSAFLYALLTDRVLLAALPPDSAALFCEPFPGATWRLPADDDFPVANLFRVGQDMEQSYTRLVVDKKVGLGPPPAANATATATTTTVPPSYVYLSLGWLLRDGIFFCGEHQRVLGKINWLLLYSDLYFAPSLYAVAEFHDELRRLFPEKESVHHLLSRYLLHPANPVWSLVTRYYRSYLAPATRRIGVQVRMFGFASIPADDMYDQILNCSRQEHILPETDEAATPTAAATGGGHGNSSNNNSTAIFVASLYADYYKRLRSRYSAPRMGMAKGGGGGGSTSTSTRRVGVFQRTHEERQATENLAHNQRALAEIYLLSFSEELITSGLSTFGYVSSSLAGVRPAILLTAFDHKVPETPCRRAVSVEPCNLTPPRGLECQGKPVDKEDLARHVRVCEDFKNGVKFFD from the exons ATGGAGATGACGAGCAGTGGTGCTGGTGCCGTCACGACAAAGCTGGACGTCGACGACGACTATCCTATGGCGGCAACGGCGGAGCCGCCGTGTCCACCGGCGACGGAGAGGAAgaggtgccgccgccgccatgtggTGGTCGTCGCCAGCCTGGTGACGCTACCCCTCCTCGCCTTCTTCGTCCTCCGACGAGAGAGATCGTCAACGGCCTGGCTGCAGACCGCTATTGCCAAGCTCACCGCCATGAACGACGACGACGGAGGAGCAG GGTTTATGGACGCCGATGATCCAccacatggcggcggcggccacaaCAACGAGCTCCTCGGCGGTCTTCTGCCGCCGGGCATGGACCGGCGGTCGTGCCGGAGCCGGTACCAGTCATCATGGTACTACAAGCACTTCCCCTTCGCGCCGTCGCGGCACCTCCTGGAGAAGCTGCGCGCGTACGAGGCCCGGCACAGGCGGTGCGCCCCCGGCACGCCGCAGTACGCCAGGTCCATCGAGCAGCTCCGGTCTggccgcagcgccgccgccgccgagggcgGCATGGAGGAGTGTCGCTACGTCGTCTGGCTCCCCTTCGACGGCCTCGGCAACCGCATGCTGTCCATGGTGAGCGCCTTCCTCTACGCGCTGCTCACTGACCGCGTCCTCCTCGCCGCCCTGCCGCCGGACTCCGCCGCCCTCTTCTGCGAGCCGTTCCCCGGCGCGACGTGGCGGCTCCCGGCAGACGACGACTTCCCCGTCGCCAACCTGTTCCGGGTCGGCCAGGACATGGAGCAGTCGTACACGAGGCTCGTCGTTGACAAGAAGGTCGGACTCGGACCGCCGCCGGCTGCGaacgcgacggcgacggcgacgacgacgaccgtgCCTCCGTCGTACGTGTACCTGAGCCTAGGGTGGCTGCTCAGGGACGGGATCTTCTTCTGCGGCGAGCACCAGCGCGTGCTCGGCAAGATCAACTGGCTGCTCCTGTACAGCGACCTCTACTTCGCGCCATCGCTGTACGCGGTGGCGGAGTTCCACGACGAGCTCCGGCGGCTGTTCCCGGAGAAGGAGAGCGTGCACCACCTCCTGTCCCGGTACCTGCTCCACCCGGCCAACCCCGTGTGGAGCTTGGTCACCAGGTACTACCGCTCCTACCTTGCTCCGGCGACGCGGAGGATCGGCGTGCAGGTCAGGATGTTCGGCTTCGCCTCCATCCCGGCCGACGACATGTACGACCAGATCCTCAATTGCTCCCGGCAGGAGCACATACTCCCGGAAACCGACGAGGCCGCGACGcctacggcggcggcgaccggcggcggccatggcaaCAGCTCCAACAACAACTCCACGGCCATCTTCGTCGCGTCGCTGTACGCCGACTACTACAAGAGGCTGAGGTCGAGGTACTCTGCGCCGCGCATGGGCATGGctaagggcggcggcggcggcggctcgacGTCGACGTCGACGAGGAGGGTGGGCGTGTTCCAGCGGACGCACGAGGAGCGGCAGGCGACGGAGAACCTGGCGCACAACCAGAGAGCGCTGGCGGAGATCTACCTGCTCAGCTTCTCCGAGGAGCTGATCACGTCGGGGCTATCCACGTTCGGGTACGTGAGCAGCAGCCTCGCCGGCGTCCGGCCGGCGATCCTGCTCACCGCGTTCGACCACAAGGTCCCCGAGACACCGTGCCGGCGAGCCGTGTCCGTGGAGCCGTGCAACCTCACGCCGCCCCGGGGCCTCGAGTGCCAGGGCAAGCCCGTGGACAAGGAGGACCTGGCACGCCATGTCAGGGTCTGCGAGGATTTCAAGAATGGGGTCAAGTTTTTTGACTAG
- the LOC8076284 gene encoding uncharacterized protein LOC8076284, with translation MEALDLEVKRGESEQSHERSDLETTVAAEMVSGGDAKRPRKGNNDHHAMEVVEEEEDGEMGAYEIFEIHRKDWIASYGKNDAAAFYKPTELLPMRHTDGPVIPFFVTPMDTMEIFLVKVAHLTDGLQWPLDVYGDVAVRDSLDWKRNYLFCRDRNNCQTLTSSQDSLLELTGPSRAVMLLDGPIFEIDLKVKGKGSSALSEDDKVLCLDYFGYNCIAYRGSSSYAKTKEVPSESCAMEFRFAHIINSVEATVTAHITNASCSFSARFSAHTTSIGEDVVLLDTRGQEVVPVKDDGEITLRRRVVVVEDHHQGQLILGLDAVLFGGDTGETTAVSQKLTYYPRSALRSVAYFDVGLVRIKMCVAWSLLP, from the exons ATGGAGGCGTTGGATCTGGAGGTGAAGCGGGGTGAGAGCGAGCAAAGCCATGAGAGGTCGGATCTGGAGACGACTGTCGCTGCTGAAATGGTTAGCGGCGGCGATGCTAAGAGGCCGCGCAAGGGCAACAACGACCACCACGCCAtggaggtggtggaggaggaggaggatggggAGATGGGGGCATACGAGATCTTTGAGATCCACCGCAAGGACTGGATAGCTAGTTATGGCAAGAACGACGCTGCCGCCTTCTACAAACCGA CCGAGCTGCTTCCCATGCGTCACACGGATGGCCCAGTGATACCTTTCTTCGTGACGCCTATGGACACCATGGAGATTTTCTTGGTCAAGGTGGCTCATCTCACTGATGGACTCCAGTGGCCTCTGGACGTCTATGGCGATGTTGCCGTGCGCGATTCCCTGGACTGGAAGCGCAACTACCTCTTCTGCCGCGACAGGAACAATTGCCAGACGCTCACTTCATCGCAG GACTCACTCTTGGAACTTACAGGCCCTAGCCGTGCAGTCATGCTTCTAGACGGACCTATCTTCGAGATCGACCTCAAAGTGAAGGGCAAAGGCAGCTCAGCATTGTCTGAGGACGACAAGGTTTTATGCTTGGATTACTTCGGGTACAACTGCATCGCTTACCGTGGATCCTCCAGCTACGCCAAAACGAAGGAGGTACCAAGCGAGAGCTGCGCGATGGAGTTCAGGTTCGCACACATCATAAACTCCGTGGAGGCGACAGTCACCGCCCACATCACCAACGCGTCGTGCAGCTTCAGCGCGCGTTTCAGCGCCCACACCACGAGCATAGGCGAGGACGTGGTGCTGCTGGACACCCGTGGACAGGAGGTGGTGCCCGTCAAGGACGACGGGGAGATCACGCTGCGGCGccgtgtcgtcgtcgtcgaggacCACCACCAGGGGCAGCTGATCCTTGGCCTGGATGCGGTGCTGTTCGGTGGTGATACTGGTGAGACCACTGCTGTTTCGCAGAAGCTCACTTATTATCCCAGGTCGGCCTTGAGAAGCGTAGCTTATTTTGATGTTGGTTTGGTTAGGATCAAAATGTGCGTCGCCTGGTCACTGCTTCCTTGA